Proteins found in one Paenibacillus dendritiformis genomic segment:
- a CDS encoding FAD-dependent oxidoreductase gives MTQRQLEWEADLVIIGGSMGGCAAALATCRLGKTVLLTEETARIGGQLTSQLVPPDEHPWIEQFGCTDTYRQFRHAVRRYYRDHLPLNAKARSDERLNPGNGIVSRLCHDPRVALHVLEAMLFPYVHSGRLVIRTGCRPIGAEVEGDRIRAVTVRDAQGDEHVCTGAYFLDATECGDLLALSGTEYVTGAESQHETGEPHAVPGPAEPQNMQGITYCFAAEYAEGEDHTIEKPERYEFWRQYQPSFWPDRLLSWTGVQPATLKPVSYSLFREPGAFPLFHYRQITDPALYDPASGAVPNPVTIVNWPENDYWLGSIIDVSEAERERHLHEAKQLSLSLLYWLQTEAPRSDGGSGYPGLRLRHDIAGTADGMAMYPYIRESRRIRAEFTVLEQHVSTEYRAGQPAEPFADSVGIGCYRIDLHPSTGGNNYIDISSLPFQIPLGSLLPVRMDNLLPACKNIGTTHITNGCYRLHPVEWNIGEAAGALAAYALDHGIAPRAVRSGPEHLAAYQRQLQQLGVELQWPSIYPV, from the coding sequence ATGACACAGCGACAGCTTGAATGGGAAGCCGATCTCGTCATTATCGGCGGCAGCATGGGAGGATGCGCCGCGGCGCTGGCCACCTGCCGCTTGGGCAAGACGGTGCTGCTTACGGAAGAGACCGCCCGAATCGGCGGCCAGTTGACCAGCCAGCTCGTCCCGCCGGACGAGCATCCATGGATTGAGCAATTCGGATGCACGGATACATACCGCCAGTTCCGCCATGCGGTGAGACGGTACTACCGGGATCATTTGCCGCTGAATGCGAAGGCGCGCTCCGACGAACGGCTGAACCCCGGGAACGGCATCGTGAGCCGCCTCTGTCACGATCCGCGCGTCGCGCTGCATGTGCTGGAAGCGATGCTGTTCCCATATGTGCACAGCGGGCGTCTGGTCATCCGCACCGGCTGCCGCCCGATCGGCGCCGAGGTCGAGGGCGACCGCATTCGCGCCGTTACGGTACGGGATGCGCAGGGTGACGAACATGTTTGCACGGGGGCCTATTTTCTCGATGCAACGGAATGCGGCGATCTGCTCGCCCTGTCCGGGACCGAATACGTCACTGGCGCGGAATCGCAGCACGAGACCGGCGAACCGCATGCCGTTCCCGGGCCGGCCGAGCCGCAAAATATGCAAGGCATTACGTACTGCTTCGCCGCCGAGTACGCCGAAGGCGAAGACCATACGATCGAGAAGCCGGAACGCTACGAATTCTGGCGCCAATATCAGCCATCCTTCTGGCCCGATCGCCTGCTGAGCTGGACCGGCGTCCAACCGGCCACCTTGAAGCCTGTGTCCTATTCGCTCTTTCGCGAGCCCGGAGCCTTCCCGCTGTTCCATTACCGCCAGATCACCGATCCGGCCTTGTATGATCCGGCATCCGGGGCCGTTCCGAACCCTGTCACGATCGTGAACTGGCCGGAGAACGACTATTGGCTCGGCTCCATCATCGATGTCAGCGAGGCGGAACGCGAACGCCATCTGCATGAGGCGAAGCAGCTCAGCCTGTCGCTGCTGTACTGGCTGCAGACGGAAGCGCCGCGAAGCGACGGCGGCTCCGGTTATCCGGGCTTGCGGCTTCGCCACGATATCGCGGGCACGGCGGACGGCATGGCGATGTATCCGTACATCCGGGAATCGAGACGCATCCGGGCCGAGTTCACCGTCCTGGAGCAGCATGTATCCACCGAATACCGCGCGGGCCAACCGGCCGAACCGTTCGCGGACTCGGTCGGAATCGGCTGCTACCGCATCGATCTTCATCCTTCGACAGGCGGGAACAATTATATCGACATTTCGTCCTTGCCGTTCCAGATTCCGCTGGGCAGCCTCCTGCCTGTCCGCATGGACAATCTGCTGCCGGCATGCAAGAACATCGGCACCACCCACATCACCAACGGCTGCTACCGCCTGCACCCGGTGGAGTGGAACATCGGGGAAGCGGCCGGCGCGCTGGCGGCGTACGCCCTCGACCACGGGATCGCTCCGCGCGCGGTGCGAAGCGGCCCGGAACATCTGGCGGCCTACCAGCGCCAGCTGCAGCAGCTCGGGGTTGAGCTGCAGTGGCCATCCATCTATCCGGTGTAA
- a CDS encoding polysaccharide biosynthesis protein: MTYKQRLSLLAMLDSLIVLLSIYISYFLVSATVMVFADPLIVTSSVALLLGYHLFAFVYNLYKKAWEYASIGELVGIVKAVTLSSLTGVAVQYMAVQEFHVRLMAVTWMIMMILIGGSRFCWRLMRNVPPKQEQRSLYRRTLIVGAGSAGTMVARQLLHSPDQDMRPVAFVDDNRHKHGLDVLGVPVVGGTRAIERIARDYQIELIVIAIPSLNKPGLKAIFDECAKTKAKTQIIPMIEDIASGKVSVSQFRDVQVEDLLGREPVQLDLASISDYATGKVILVTGAGGSVGSEICRQLSNFNPRKLILLGHGENSIYSIEMELQNLFKDKSIQFYTEIADLQDESKIVQVLNKHRPDVVYHAAAHKHVPLMQRHPEEAVKNNVIGTLNAAKASSQAGVSTFVMISTDKAVNPTNVMGATKRIAEMIIQYMDEISPTTFVAVRFGNVLGSRGSVIPLFKKQIESGGPVTVTHPDMVRYFMTIPEASRLVIQAGALARGGEIFVLDMGDPVKIVDLAKNVIRLSGYSVEEIGIEFTGIRPGEKLYEELLKEDEVHEQRAYPKIYIGKSSQVNFKEIEYLLQVYDKLPADELKQMLLDLANKKVKPRELVKTS; this comes from the coding sequence TTGACTTACAAGCAAAGGCTTTCGCTGCTCGCCATGCTGGATTCGCTTATCGTCCTGTTATCGATTTACATCAGTTATTTCCTCGTGTCCGCGACCGTCATGGTATTCGCGGACCCGTTGATCGTAACTTCTTCCGTCGCGCTGCTGCTTGGATATCATCTGTTTGCTTTTGTGTACAACTTGTACAAGAAGGCGTGGGAATATGCCAGCATAGGTGAGCTTGTCGGCATCGTCAAAGCGGTAACGCTGTCTAGTCTAACGGGTGTAGCGGTACAGTACATGGCTGTTCAGGAATTTCATGTGCGGTTAATGGCCGTGACCTGGATGATCATGATGATCCTGATTGGGGGTTCGAGGTTCTGCTGGCGCTTAATGCGCAATGTTCCCCCGAAGCAGGAGCAGCGAAGCCTTTACAGACGCACTCTGATCGTGGGCGCCGGCTCGGCGGGAACGATGGTGGCAAGGCAGTTGCTTCATTCCCCGGATCAGGATATGAGGCCGGTGGCTTTTGTAGACGATAATCGGCACAAACATGGCTTGGACGTGTTGGGGGTGCCCGTCGTCGGCGGCACGCGTGCCATCGAACGGATTGCCAGGGACTATCAGATCGAACTTATTGTCATCGCCATCCCCTCTCTTAACAAACCCGGGCTGAAGGCTATTTTCGATGAGTGTGCGAAAACCAAGGCCAAAACCCAAATTATTCCCATGATTGAGGATATCGCCAGCGGCAAGGTATCCGTCAGCCAGTTCAGGGATGTGCAGGTGGAAGATCTGTTGGGAAGGGAACCTGTGCAGCTTGATCTGGCAAGCATCAGCGATTATGCAACAGGCAAAGTGATCCTGGTAACGGGAGCCGGCGGCTCTGTCGGCTCGGAAATATGCAGGCAATTATCGAATTTCAATCCTCGCAAGCTGATCCTTCTCGGGCACGGAGAGAACAGCATTTATTCCATTGAGATGGAACTCCAAAACCTTTTCAAGGATAAAAGCATTCAGTTCTATACGGAGATTGCCGATTTGCAGGACGAGAGCAAAATTGTCCAGGTATTGAACAAGCACAGACCGGATGTCGTCTATCATGCCGCAGCCCATAAGCATGTTCCGCTGATGCAGCGGCACCCGGAGGAAGCGGTGAAAAACAATGTTATCGGCACTTTGAATGCGGCCAAGGCCTCCAGTCAGGCAGGCGTGTCGACGTTTGTTATGATCTCTACCGACAAAGCCGTCAATCCGACAAACGTCATGGGCGCAACGAAGCGGATCGCGGAGATGATCATTCAATACATGGATGAGATAAGCCCCACCACATTTGTAGCTGTGCGCTTCGGAAATGTCCTGGGAAGTCGGGGGAGCGTCATCCCGCTGTTCAAAAAGCAAATCGAGAGCGGGGGGCCGGTCACGGTCACCCATCCGGATATGGTGCGTTATTTTATGACGATTCCGGAAGCCTCGCGTCTCGTTATTCAGGCCGGGGCTTTGGCCCGGGGCGGCGAGATTTTCGTGCTGGACATGGGCGATCCGGTGAAAATCGTGGATTTGGCCAAAAATGTGATTCGCCTGTCGGGATATTCCGTTGAGGAAATCGGAATCGAATTTACGGGAATCCGCCCGGGCGAGAAGCTGTATGAGGAGCTTTTGAAAGAAGACGAAGTACATGAGCAGCGGGCATATCCCAAAATTTATATCGGGAAGTCTTCGCAGGTCAACTTCAAGGAAATCGAGTATCTGTTGCAAGTATACGACAAGCTGCCTGCTGATGAATTGAAACAAATGCTCCTTGATCTGGCCAACAAAAAAGTGAAGCCGAGGGAGCTAGTAAAGACGAGTTAG
- a CDS encoding YveK family protein — MNDEAFTSDGKMAVREINLKETYGVLQRRWWIILVSIIICGVLGGLYVSRPKPAVYASSARIILSSSEINMRGTMLVMIREPVVMERVIKELGLKQSPESLRKQISVTSVDNSLVTLVTAYHEHPGLAAHISNAVVEAFKQVAAESLKFHGVILLSGAKEDPNPVPVNKPSYAGLYIALLAGAIAGVGLIFVMDSLDGSIRSARELERLLQLPVLGQMDCVRKRDILRTMKSENMGQGGRGESLGT; from the coding sequence ATGAACGATGAAGCATTTACATCCGACGGCAAGATGGCGGTCAGAGAAATTAACTTGAAGGAAACATACGGTGTCCTCCAACGGCGTTGGTGGATCATTCTCGTATCCATCATCATTTGTGGCGTGTTGGGCGGTCTTTATGTTTCCAGGCCGAAGCCGGCCGTGTATGCATCTTCAGCACGTATTATCCTGTCTTCCAGTGAAATAAACATGAGAGGGACCATGCTGGTCATGATCCGTGAACCGGTCGTGATGGAGCGCGTGATCAAGGAATTGGGGTTGAAGCAGTCGCCCGAAAGCTTGCGAAAACAGATCTCCGTAACCAGCGTCGATAACTCCCTCGTTACGTTGGTAACGGCTTACCATGAACATCCCGGGCTGGCTGCTCACATCTCGAATGCTGTTGTCGAGGCTTTTAAGCAGGTAGCAGCCGAAAGTTTAAAGTTTCATGGCGTGATCCTGCTAAGCGGAGCCAAGGAGGATCCCAACCCCGTTCCCGTGAATAAGCCGAGTTATGCAGGGCTGTATATTGCACTGCTTGCAGGGGCCATTGCAGGTGTGGGCCTGATCTTTGTGATGGATTCGCTGGACGGCTCGATACGTTCGGCGCGCGAATTGGAGAGACTGCTGCAATTGCCGGTACTGGGACAAATGGACTGTGTGCGCAAGAGAGATATCCTTCGCACGATGAAGAGCGAGAACATGGGTCAAGGGGGAAGAGGTGAATCCCTTGGCACATGA
- the galU gene encoding UTP--glucose-1-phosphate uridylyltransferase GalU produces the protein MSKVKKAIIPAAGLGTRFLPATKAMPKEMLPVVDKPTIQYIVEEAVESGIEDIIIVTGKGKRAIEDHFDNFLELEQVLFQKQKLELLSEVQKPAQMVDIHYIRQKEPKGLGHAIWCARKFIGNEPFAVLLGDDIITAEKPCLQQMMEKYDRYHSSIIGVQRVRDEEVSRYGIVDGIKVEEALYQVKHLVEKPRQGTTLSDLAIMGRYILTPEIFRILARQAPGAGGEIQLTDALDTLNQAEAVYAYQFDGTRYDVGEKMGFIQTTIEFALKRDDLRGDLLNYMSHVLARETVNVE, from the coding sequence ATGAGCAAGGTCAAAAAAGCTATCATACCGGCGGCCGGACTTGGTACGCGTTTTCTGCCGGCTACGAAGGCAATGCCTAAAGAAATGCTTCCTGTCGTGGATAAACCAACGATTCAATATATCGTAGAGGAGGCCGTCGAATCCGGAATCGAGGATATTATTATCGTGACGGGCAAAGGGAAGCGCGCCATTGAAGATCACTTTGATAATTTCCTGGAGCTGGAGCAGGTGCTGTTCCAAAAACAAAAGCTGGAATTATTGAGCGAGGTACAGAAGCCGGCTCAGATGGTGGACATTCACTACATCCGGCAGAAAGAACCGAAAGGACTTGGGCATGCGATATGGTGCGCGCGCAAGTTCATAGGTAATGAGCCGTTCGCTGTCCTGCTTGGCGACGATATCATTACCGCGGAGAAGCCTTGCCTCCAACAGATGATGGAAAAGTACGACAGGTATCATTCATCTATTATTGGAGTCCAGCGCGTAAGAGATGAAGAGGTGTCACGCTATGGAATCGTGGACGGCATCAAAGTGGAGGAAGCCCTGTATCAAGTGAAGCATCTGGTGGAAAAGCCGCGGCAAGGCACGACACTGTCCGATCTGGCCATTATGGGAAGATACATACTGACCCCGGAGATTTTCCGTATTTTGGCCCGGCAGGCCCCCGGCGCCGGCGGCGAGATTCAGTTGACGGACGCATTAGACACCCTGAATCAGGCGGAAGCGGTGTATGCTTACCAATTTGACGGAACCCGCTATGACGTGGGCGAGAAAATGGGATTTATTCAGACAACGATTGAATTTGCCTTAAAACGCGACGATCTCCGCGGTGATCTGCTGAACTATATGTCCCATGTTCTGGCGAGGGAGACCGTGAATGTCGAATAA
- a CDS encoding CpsD/CapB family tyrosine-protein kinase: MAHERNRSNAILVDYSTITYHHASSAQADQYRVLRNHIRFAVTDAPIASLAVTSPRPGNGKTTVAVNLSIAFAQRGDRVLLIDANVRRPAIHRILNVKAGPGLAEAVGQRAVIEEVIQETLIENLCVISSGSAVTQLLDLCDSSFMDQLELTQDFDIVLVDCPSVLSASEASVLASGCRATLLVIENGRTSAEDALEAKRLLEFGHARIVGTFFNKK; this comes from the coding sequence TTGGCACATGAGCGGAATCGTTCCAACGCTATACTGGTGGATTACAGCACGATAACTTATCATCATGCCTCTTCAGCCCAAGCGGACCAATACCGCGTTCTGCGCAACCATATTCGATTTGCTGTTACGGACGCTCCGATTGCTTCGTTGGCAGTTACCTCGCCCCGACCGGGAAACGGAAAGACGACGGTGGCGGTCAATCTCTCCATTGCTTTCGCCCAGCGCGGCGATCGGGTGTTGCTGATTGATGCCAACGTTCGGCGTCCGGCCATTCACCGGATTCTGAATGTGAAGGCTGGCCCGGGTCTGGCAGAGGCTGTGGGACAGCGAGCGGTTATTGAGGAAGTAATCCAAGAGACTCTGATCGAGAACCTGTGTGTGATATCCAGTGGCTCAGCGGTTACGCAGCTGCTGGATTTATGCGATTCATCGTTCATGGACCAGCTTGAGCTGACACAGGATTTTGATATCGTTCTGGTGGATTGCCCGTCCGTGCTGTCGGCCAGTGAGGCCAGTGTGCTGGCCAGCGGATGCAGGGCGACCTTGCTCGTGATTGAGAACGGCAGGACGTCCGCCGAGGATGCTCTTGAGGCCAAGAGACTGCTGGAGTTTGGACATGCCCGAATTGTGGGCACGTTTTTCAATAAAAAGTGA
- a CDS encoding right-handed parallel beta-helix repeat-containing protein, translating to MLKPGTMALLLILCSAVLYEQPVSAKAEDVRKSAVQPVHSIDLARWGIRNDGTQPAQTTKGINDALAWAGKAGITAVSLPPGKYTIDKNSRINMVSNMTFQLAPDVILQKEPNDKERYDLMYIGYGVHDVTLLGGTYQGDKDMHDYSKKDHPDSKGTHEGGYGILLEGAERVTIDGVKAVNFTGDGLMLSAHGTNTGVLDAQSFVRGGIDSKGKPIRDLKKIRTKSMQPLSHEIFQKEGYFELANFQKLPLNFDIYFYDSNGGFLEKRSAKMRENMVIPQGAAFYHVVFHQPSAAGAYVQVWNRVPTSDSVVRNSEFAFNRRQGITVGGTRNVTIMDNNLHDMKGTAPQSGIDVEGGFFENGNWNSDVTIKRNRFYNNASYDLILYDGQGAHVEENYFGSTNKIGLAVSAPFADAVIVNNHFDGSKIVAVNDAVFTGNKMNDSIASFQGPNIQVNGMTLTDAVFRVDGKEKFGVKVSELTIYNNKKRESGLIVNGMPSEFRDVKIIGESTLRVITGNAPGGSVFHNLQVLGYNSTYGLSLPPGTYTDCRFENADTGTLGAVFINTAGKYVFNNCTFVSASMATNNVIADHKDLDLSIKNSTFEVQGTAPAIRVQAVKKFVFENNLVNAFYLDNSDIELVKINDYSKRQLKAPVRSAAIRGNTIRSNRPAAGISTINAGIGAPVYTVEDNTLHTAKLALKPNDKSQNNQVE from the coding sequence ATGCTCAAACCCGGAACGATGGCACTGCTGTTGATATTATGCTCTGCTGTGCTCTATGAACAGCCGGTGTCCGCCAAAGCGGAAGATGTTAGGAAGAGTGCGGTGCAGCCGGTGCATAGCATTGATCTGGCAAGATGGGGAATTCGCAATGACGGGACGCAGCCGGCACAGACGACAAAGGGGATTAACGATGCGCTGGCATGGGCTGGCAAAGCGGGCATAACGGCCGTGTCGCTGCCTCCAGGAAAGTACACTATCGATAAAAACAGCCGGATTAACATGGTCAGCAACATGACTTTTCAACTTGCGCCTGATGTTATTTTGCAGAAGGAGCCCAATGATAAAGAAAGATATGATCTGATGTATATTGGGTACGGTGTTCACGACGTGACGCTGCTCGGCGGCACGTATCAGGGCGACAAAGACATGCATGATTACTCCAAAAAGGATCATCCGGATAGTAAAGGGACACATGAAGGGGGTTATGGCATCCTGCTTGAAGGGGCCGAGCGCGTAACGATCGATGGGGTAAAAGCGGTTAACTTCACGGGAGACGGGCTTATGCTGAGTGCTCATGGAACCAATACCGGGGTGCTGGACGCCCAATCCTTTGTTAGGGGCGGGATCGACAGCAAAGGCAAGCCGATCAGAGATTTGAAAAAAATCAGAACCAAGTCGATGCAACCCCTCTCCCATGAGATATTTCAGAAGGAAGGTTATTTTGAACTGGCCAATTTCCAAAAATTACCCCTAAACTTTGACATCTATTTCTATGACTCCAACGGGGGCTTTTTGGAAAAGCGCTCGGCAAAGATGAGAGAGAACATGGTCATTCCCCAAGGAGCCGCCTTTTATCATGTGGTGTTTCATCAACCATCCGCGGCAGGCGCTTATGTACAGGTGTGGAACCGGGTTCCCACGTCGGATTCCGTTGTCAGAAACTCCGAATTTGCCTTCAATCGAAGACAGGGCATTACGGTGGGCGGAACCCGCAACGTAACCATTATGGATAATAATCTGCATGACATGAAAGGAACGGCTCCCCAATCAGGGATTGATGTAGAGGGAGGCTTTTTCGAGAATGGAAACTGGAACTCGGACGTCACGATCAAGCGAAACCGTTTTTACAACAACGCCTCTTATGATCTTATTTTGTACGATGGGCAAGGGGCCCATGTCGAGGAAAATTACTTCGGTTCCACAAACAAGATCGGCCTTGCCGTTTCTGCTCCTTTTGCGGACGCGGTCATTGTCAACAATCATTTTGACGGTTCCAAGATTGTAGCGGTGAATGACGCCGTCTTTACAGGGAACAAGATGAATGATTCCATTGCCAGTTTTCAGGGGCCGAACATTCAGGTGAACGGCATGACGCTGACGGACGCCGTATTCCGGGTGGATGGCAAGGAGAAATTCGGGGTGAAGGTGTCTGAACTTACGATTTACAATAACAAGAAGAGAGAATCCGGGCTGATCGTTAACGGCATGCCCAGTGAGTTCAGGGACGTGAAAATCATCGGGGAGTCCACCCTCCGGGTGATAACAGGCAACGCCCCGGGAGGCAGTGTGTTTCATAATCTGCAGGTGCTCGGATATAATTCCACGTACGGCTTGAGCCTGCCCCCTGGAACGTATACGGATTGCCGGTTCGAGAATGCCGATACCGGAACGTTGGGAGCGGTCTTTATCAATACGGCCGGGAAATACGTGTTTAATAACTGCACCTTTGTCTCCGCTTCTATGGCAACGAATAATGTGATAGCAGACCATAAAGATCTCGATTTGTCCATTAAAAATTCAACCTTCGAGGTTCAGGGAACTGCCCCGGCGATCCGTGTTCAGGCCGTCAAAAAATTTGTGTTCGAAAATAACCTGGTCAATGCCTTTTATTTGGATAACAGCGATATTGAATTGGTCAAGATCAATGATTATAGCAAACGCCAATTAAAAGCGCCTGTGCGGAGCGCGGCAATTCGGGGGAACACGATTCGGAGCAACAGGCCGGCCGCGGGAATATCGACAATCAACGCAGGGATCGGAGCGCCTGTATATACGGTGGAAGACAATACTCTTCATACCGCGAAACTGGCTTTAAAACCGAACGATAAGTCCCAGAACAATCAGGTTGAATAA
- a CDS encoding glycosyltransferase family 4 protein translates to MSNKILFCATVDYHISSFHMPVLQWFKQRGWEIHIAAKGERELPYADRKFDIPFERSPFRWRNREAYRQVKRLIEHHGYQIVHCHTPVGGVLARLASRRARRQGTQVMYTAHGFHFCRGAPLINWMLYYPVEKLLARSTDCLITINQEDYRLAVRRRFKAARIEHVHGVGVSGERFYPALPEDKASLRERMSFDRNDILLFYAAEFNRNKNHQLLIHALARIRERAPQVRLLLAGEGALLEACKSVSAKLGVDRHVHFLGYRNDIPNLLHMSDIAVSGSLREGLPVQMMEAMACGLPVIATRNRGHLELVCDGRNGYIVPPQAPEQFAERIATLAASADLRENMGRESLQMFRKYEQKAVLHELGLIYESHMHNLTEGEEKACQVL, encoded by the coding sequence ATGTCGAATAAAATACTGTTCTGTGCCACGGTCGATTATCATATAAGCTCGTTCCATATGCCCGTGCTTCAGTGGTTCAAACAACGGGGATGGGAGATTCATATCGCGGCGAAAGGCGAACGGGAGCTTCCGTATGCAGACCGGAAGTTCGACATCCCCTTTGAACGTTCTCCCTTTCGCTGGCGGAATCGTGAAGCCTACCGGCAGGTAAAGCGGCTGATCGAGCATCATGGTTATCAGATTGTGCATTGCCATACCCCGGTGGGCGGTGTTCTGGCGCGTCTGGCCTCAAGACGTGCCCGGAGACAGGGGACGCAGGTCATGTATACGGCGCACGGGTTTCATTTCTGCAGAGGCGCGCCGCTAATCAATTGGATGCTTTATTACCCGGTGGAAAAGCTGCTGGCCCGTTCGACCGACTGTCTCATCACGATCAATCAGGAGGACTACCGGTTGGCCGTTCGCCGGCGCTTCAAGGCGGCGCGCATCGAGCATGTGCATGGGGTTGGCGTGAGCGGCGAACGTTTTTATCCGGCACTTCCGGAAGACAAGGCAAGCCTGAGGGAGCGGATGTCATTCGATCGGAATGATATTTTGTTATTTTATGCGGCCGAGTTCAACCGCAACAAGAATCATCAGCTGCTTATCCATGCCTTGGCCCGAATACGGGAGCGGGCCCCGCAAGTAAGACTGCTCTTGGCGGGAGAGGGCGCATTGCTGGAAGCCTGCAAAAGTGTATCCGCGAAATTGGGCGTGGATCGGCATGTTCACTTCCTCGGGTATCGTAACGATATTCCCAATCTGCTGCATATGAGCGACATTGCCGTCTCCGGCAGCTTGAGGGAAGGACTGCCGGTTCAGATGATGGAGGCGATGGCCTGCGGGCTTCCGGTCATCGCCACCCGGAACCGGGGGCATCTGGAGCTGGTATGCGACGGACGGAACGGTTATATTGTTCCTCCTCAGGCTCCTGAGCAATTTGCGGAACGCATCGCAACCCTTGCGGCTTCTGCTGACCTGCGGGAGAACATGGGGAGGGAAAGTCTTCAGATGTTCCGGAAGTATGAGCAGAAGGCAGTCCTCCATGAGCTGGGGCTGATCTATGAATCCCATATGCACAACTTGACGGAAGGGGAGGAAAAAGCATGTCAGGTCCTGTAA
- a CDS encoding glycosyltransferase family 1 protein, translating to MSGPVRVLHAVVNMNRGGAETLIMNLYRNLDRSKIQFDFLTCKPGVYDRQIERMGGKIYRIPYISGVDVIGYWQALSSFFKDHAGYRLIHAHMDKMSGWVLKAARQAGIPCRIAHSHNTRSEGGFAAKAFKWYAGQSISSSATHLLACSQAAARWLFKQSSDTAGIVKNGIEQERFFFRSEVRDAVRKELGIGESAFVLGHVGRFQHQKNHAYLIEVYAKARPMLNDSVLLLAGDGPLRDELQRQTERLKLENSVRFLGVRSDIDRLLQALDLFVFPSRHEGLPLTLVEAQGAGLPCIISDNVTREVDLGLGLIQSLSLKDQQAWVERVLEAARDGASREIPGDALRMQGYDIRDTARWLENYYLSMVR from the coding sequence ATGTCAGGTCCTGTAAGAGTGCTCCATGCGGTCGTCAATATGAACCGGGGCGGGGCCGAGACCCTGATCATGAATTTGTACCGCAATCTGGACCGAAGCAAGATTCAGTTCGATTTCCTCACCTGCAAGCCGGGGGTATACGACCGTCAAATTGAACGGATGGGCGGCAAGATATACCGGATTCCGTATATTTCAGGCGTTGACGTCATAGGGTATTGGCAGGCATTGAGCAGCTTCTTCAAGGATCATGCCGGCTACAGACTCATTCACGCTCATATGGACAAGATGAGCGGTTGGGTTCTGAAGGCGGCGCGTCAGGCAGGCATTCCCTGCCGCATTGCGCACAGCCATAATACGAGGAGCGAAGGGGGCTTTGCCGCCAAGGCATTCAAATGGTACGCGGGCCAAAGCATATCTTCATCGGCAACTCATCTCTTGGCCTGTTCGCAAGCCGCTGCCCGTTGGCTCTTCAAGCAAAGTTCAGACACGGCAGGCATCGTGAAGAATGGAATCGAACAAGAGCGTTTTTTCTTCCGTTCCGAAGTAAGGGATGCCGTGAGAAAGGAGTTGGGGATTGGCGAGAGCGCCTTTGTTCTGGGGCATGTCGGGCGCTTCCAGCATCAGAAGAATCATGCGTATCTGATTGAGGTGTATGCCAAGGCAAGGCCCATGCTGAACGACTCCGTGCTTCTTCTAGCGGGTGATGGTCCGCTGCGCGATGAATTGCAGCGCCAGACGGAACGTTTGAAGCTGGAGAATAGCGTGCGTTTTCTGGGTGTGCGAAGCGACATCGACAGATTGCTTCAGGCATTGGATCTGTTTGTTTTTCCCTCGCGCCATGAGGGCCTGCCGTTGACGTTAGTCGAGGCTCAAGGAGCGGGACTTCCCTGCATCATTTCGGATAACGTCACGCGGGAAGTTGATCTGGGGCTGGGGCTAATTCAGTCTCTATCCTTAAAAGATCAGCAGGCGTGGGTGGAACGGGTGCTTGAAGCTGCCCGCGACGGCGCCAGCAGGGAGATTCCAGGGGATGCCCTGCGGATGCAAGGCTATGATATCCGCGACACCGCACGCTGGCTCGAGAATTATTATTTATCGATGGTGAGGTAG